The DNA region GGCGGCAAACAGTTGGAGAAACAGACCACCAATATACAGGTTTAGATTTTAAgcattcttattattttttggctACTTTtttaatgtgatgtagtatttgaGTATCTGAGTCTATTGATTTCTAGTGGGTATATGTGAAATTTATTGAAAATACTTGGGACTTTATTTGCTGTTAAATTTGAATTGCAAATTTGGGTCTTTTCGCGATTCTTGAGCTTTTTGGATGCATAAGCTActaccttaccatgctgcattaaaaTGCGCGAGACCAACTCTTGAGGCATCGCAATACACCACgaaaatttgggggtttctCCCTGAACTTTATTTTAATTCGTTGTGCTTTTTCTTTTGGGTGTAATCCTAAAATTCTAGTTATTATCTAAGTTAATAGAACCTAAACCGAATGAAACATGAACGAAGAGCAGAGTTCTAGTTTGACTAATTCGAACTGGCTGTAATACCAGTTAAGGTCGGATAGACCTCAATGCAGTTATCTAGTTCCACTAAGGCTGTCCTTCTTACCGAGGACATGGCCCTAGATAGGAGGATAaggaggtcgaggattagggCAGAAGGCTAGTAGGAAATTGAGCGTTTTCTAGTTTTTCCTTCTCATTTTATCCTATTCTTTGATTTATTATTATCTGTTGTTTCGGTTATCTTATTATTTGCTGTTGTCACTGttcttttttataatatttacttCTTCATGGAGTACtatatttcctttttcaagCCTGCTTTGAAAATgctttacttgagccgagggtcctTGCGTAACAGTCTCTCTACCtccacaaggtaggggtaaggtctgcatacacacCATCCTCCCCAGATcgcacttgtgggattacactgggtatgttgttgttgctgtacTAAGTCTGGGCTTAAATTAGGAGCATGAGACTTGGAGGTAATattcaacaattaacaaattgGCTTTATTCCTACAAAATTTCTAGTTAATACAAAGTTGTCCAACATAGAAGCACGGGTAGGAAACATTATGTCCCAATTCCCAAAGATGTTAAGGTAGTTTTGAATTGAGCACTGGGTTAGATTTGTAGTCACTGAGCTTTTTGATATTACGCTACCAACATTTGCAATACAgtttttcttcccttctttttcaTGGGAGAATCATTTCATGCTCCTAATGCAGGGTTGAACCTTTTGTGTCTCTTGAAAATATGATTTGGTAGCTTCTTTTGCTTCTGCCTCTTAAAAATACATTTTCTAGTTTGTTGTTTTTACTATCATGTATCTTTAATTGAAGTGACAGGATATAGTTTGTCAATGGAGTATGACAAAAAAGAGAATGGTTTTATTAGTGTTCCGGCTCCTGAGTTTGGTGCAATTTTTATGTCAAACATTGCAACAAAGAGAGACTGCTTTAAACATAAGGTCTTTGGCCTTCCATCATCCATGGCTAATTTTGTTAAGGAGGTCAAAGAAGGAATGGTCCTGTTCCTATTTGAATATGAAAGGAGACAACTTTTTGGAGTGTATCGGGCTATCTCAGACGGTGGAATGAACATTGTACCCCATGCATTTAGGTCTTCAGGGAAGCAGTTTGCTGCGCAGGTATCATATGACAAATAATGGTTTCTTATCATTCAACAAGAACTATTATTAGGTTAAATAATACAAGGATATTTTTGGTGTCCTCTTCTTTTTGCTTTTATGTTCGCTTCCCTAGGTCCAATTTGTGCCGATCTGGTACTGTAGTCCACTATCTGAAAATGAGTTCCGCGATGCCATTAGGGACAACTACTTTTCAGCAAGGAAGTTCCACTTTGGTCTATCTGATGAGCAGGTCTGTTGATTATTCTTTATATTTGGGCTTTTAATGATAATATATTCTAGCTGAATATTTCTGTTACTAACTGTTCCTTCTCAATTTGCAGGTTCATAGGCTTCTCAGGTTGTTTAGTTCAAGaaagttaaagaataagttaCCCCCGAGAAGTCTCACAACTGTAGTGAGCAACGGTGTTGACGAAGACCATATAATGGTCAATAACAATTCTTCTGCAGCAAGTGGTGGTTTTGATATCAAACATTCTAATGTTGATTTAGGGAAGGCCCTGTCGAGAGGACATCCAAGGTCATTCTGTGGTGTAAAAGGTGTCAACGATGACATGTGCCCAATTGAGCGTAGAGTGAAGGATGAAGATAGAGTTGATTCTGCTGAACATCTCTACTATAATGATAAGAAGAGAAGAATAGGTTATGATGGAAGGTTATTGAGGGATAATGCTGTAGAAGATAAGCTTCTTGTTCACTCCCTCAATGAAGAATTAAAATCTTCTAGAGATGATTGGTCCTCTTTGAATGGCAGGGTAAAGAGTGGGCACAAAATCCACACGAATTATTCTCCTGCCATCTCCAACTACATGGGAGATTCTGACCTCAGAAGAACagttcatgattcaaatttTGTGGTAAGAGATCAGATAGTAAAGGAAAATAACATGGACAGTAATTATTGTCTGGGCAGATCAAATGAGCACAGTGGAAAGGCTTCAGACAGTGATATAACTAGACTTGGTACTCATTATGCAGGGTTTTCAAGGAAAACTACTGTGGATAAAGCACATAGCATGTATAATTCTCGTGAGCCTTCCCTTTCTAGGAAGAATAAAAGTGACCCCTTTTGGAATATTGGAACAGTAACCGATGATTGGCAGAGTTCCTTTGACGATAGAGTAGGAAAAAAGAGCAATTTGGACCTGGATATTAATTCTACAATCGTGTCTGAACGCTTTGATAACTCACCACATAATCAGAACGGAATTCGTAAAGATGGTAGATTATTCACAACAGAGATAAGTGGAAATGAATCTAAGGTTCTTACAGGTATCGGAAGAGAATTTGATCATCTAGCagctattgatgatgatagTGTATGCTTCCTTTCTAGGCGTAAAGGAGCAAATGAAAAATGTGTAGATAACTTTTGTATCCCAGCTGCTTCAAATGGGAACTCCGCGTATGCCGGAGATGTAAGTAGACGGGTGGCTGAAGTTGGTAGTTATCCAATGAATGATTTTGATGGGTTTGTCCCTGGTGCAGAA from Lycium ferocissimum isolate CSIRO_LF1 chromosome 2, AGI_CSIRO_Lferr_CH_V1, whole genome shotgun sequence includes:
- the LOC132040843 gene encoding uncharacterized protein LOC132040843, which translates into the protein MEYDKKENGFISVPAPEFGAIFMSNIATKRDCFKHKVFGLPSSMANFVKEVKEGMVLFLFEYERRQLFGVYRAISDGGMNIVPHAFRSSGKQFAAQVQFVPIWYCSPLSENEFRDAIRDNYFSARKFHFGLSDEQVHRLLRLFSSRKLKNKLPPRSLTTVVSNGVDEDHIMVNNNSSAASGGFDIKHSNVDLGKALSRGHPRSFCGVKGVNDDMCPIERRVKDEDRVDSAEHLYYNDKKRRIGYDGRLLRDNAVEDKLLVHSLNEELKSSRDDWSSLNGRVKSGHKIHTNYSPAISNYMGDSDLRRTVHDSNFVVRDQIVKENNMDSNYCLGRSNEHSGKASDSDITRLGTHYAGFSRKTTVDKAHSMYNSREPSLSRKNKSDPFWNIGTVTDDWQSSFDDRVGKKSNLDLDINSTIVSERFDNSPHNQNGIRKDGRLFTTEISGNESKVLTGIGREFDHLAAIDDDSVCFLSRRKGANEKCVDNFCIPAASNGNSAYAGDVSRRVAEVGSYPMNDFDGFVPGAENFQRPLTVADCTAYSLMKNGTSGYYTKFIAETEFPQSTEAQNLDHSCSKFHDVTTTRVMPHKHERLSSCYGHTETYEVEQGSNFVQKQSSSNVYRENSFALSKGIFSPYSYPEFTKRGLESASEDGKMVLLRSHDGFDAPPLNVGISEAMESNRSGSFGYRTDFIPRGSIVPHFARADINEGDSWRFKSQAALGSIARNSFSGNYQCADEELGDDHFIWQGSDATHVGRSSRSPNTSRLLHQGNVLTNLDQTNIPGADIVNDECQNNILTDVVHSDSRNSRRSVFSRLSLAPKVRKLREQEADHSMSFNEHYMDTTIDEIMDVLYKDQKIVPKKPLNGKPYIRKVGHGETNRSGKHAAVIKNDLEQPDDSIMRVLRESADEVLEGSMNHVLAETRVVDFKRRRETSRASEKTNAKLNKEEKTNDYEHTVLQNAQENSSETAIAKDSADKPIKRRKLVRPAFDENNSKSDLKDQLPCQTLDKVKTGNSDSSEIQSAL